Below is a window of Patescibacteria group bacterium DNA.
GCTTTTTTTACTTGTTCAATGGCTCTTTTAGCCACCCTTCGAAAGGGCACTCTCTTCTCCAGATCAGCAATAATTGTTTCTAAAACCACTGAGGCAGAGAGATGAGGTGAAGCAATTTCTTGAACTTGAATTTCAAGGCTGTCGCCTTTTTCTAGAAATTTATTTTCTATTTCTTTTTTTAATTTCTCGATATCAACACCACCCCGCCCAATTACTAGACCAGGTTTAGCCGTTTTAATAATAACTTTTAAAACTTCACCTACTCTTTCAATTTCAATTCCTCCTAGGCCGCAATTTTTGAGTCTTTTCTTTAAAAATTTTCTAATAGAAATATCAGTTTTTAAAATTTTTCTGAAAGAAGAAAGTTTGGCAAACCATTTCGACTGCCATTCTTGAATGAGGGGGATTCTAAAAATTTTTGGATTAACTTTTTGTCCCATATCAAACTCATTTTAACATCTTATCATTTTAACATTTCATTTTAACATTTAAACATGATAAATTAGGGATATGATTCAGGATAACCTGGCTAGATTGTTTTTCTTCGAAAAATTTTTTTAATAAAACCTTCTTTTCTTTTAAGAGGCAAATTTTCTTGAATATTTTTTTTACCTTTTCTCTTTTTTTCAGAAGGTTTGGAAGTTTCTTCTTGAATTTGAACTTCGTTTTTTGGTAAAATTTCTTTTTCTGGTTCTTTTTCTTTCTCTTTTTCTCTTATTTTTTCCTTAACCACAACCCCTTCTTTGACTGAAAGAACTATCGTCAAATGAGAACTTCTTTTTCTTATCGGCGTCGCCCGACCAAAAGCCCGCGGCAACCAACGATAAAGAGTGGGTCCTTGGTGAGCAAAAATTTCTTTGATATATAAATCTTCTTTTCTCAAAGCATACTGATGAAGAGCGTTGTGTACCGCCGAGTGTAAAAGTTTTAACAGCGGCCGGCAAGCCCTCTTGGGTAAATGAAGAAGTTGGGCCTCAGCTGAAACCACGTCAAGCCCGC
It encodes the following:
- the rpsC gene encoding 30S ribosomal protein S3 produces the protein MGQKVNPKIFRIPLIQEWQSKWFAKLSSFRKILKTDISIRKFLKKRLKNCGLGGIEIERVGEVLKVIIKTAKPGLVIGRGGVDIEKLKKEIENKFLEKGDSLEIQVQEIASPHLSASVVLETIIADLEKRVPFRRVAKRAIEQVKKAGAAGVKIVIKGRLDGVEIARAETFSWGKMPLHSLRSNIDYSRGTAFTLYGAIGVKVWIYKGEVF
- the rplV gene encoding 50S ribosomal protein L22, with protein sequence MQIVAKLKYLRLAPRKVRAVLDVIRGLDVVSAEAQLLHLPKRACRPLLKLLHSAVHNALHQYALRKEDLYIKEIFAHQGPTLYRWLPRAFGRATPIRKRSSHLTIVLSVKEGVVVKEKIREKEKEKEPEKEILPKNEVQIQEETSKPSEKKRKGKKNIQENLPLKRKEGFIKKIFRRKTI